In a single window of the Oscarella lobularis chromosome 4, ooOscLobu1.1, whole genome shotgun sequence genome:
- the LOC136186272 gene encoding uncharacterized protein — protein MSAAGQSGAAVDMPVRAVALYNNGYGVFERKAVVSGRGSIELYFREADMKDVLQSLTFRSENDTSGLGNISYESSRPQALIQLSSSNPLVDLCQSLKGTRLQIVFKAGDSLEGTVLGVDETLRRQDGAEAVPHVTLLTDDGTSLQSMEISTIEKLTILDADVRHDVQHALELFRSEKKRDMQRLTIFYHDIGDSKQLLVKYGLKVGEWKSSYRIVFSDHPSDFKLEGFAIITNTQEEDWTDVELTLVVGAPLFASSSTGSGASANRGTIELQIKELVGTSFYVRADPRTTIDEVKSKIKNQKGVEVERQKLIYAGKELESGRTLSDYNIANGAIINLVTRSGRSAPQTRTSQRKFVMAAEDNLSFYPIHLPVTVKRKQSAVVPLLKAELKGHKVVLYDETIRKGNPLCAILFENTTGRTLDGGSVQVMNETRFLGDAVFQTLHPGDESLPIPYAVDLSCEVVVDYNVSVLRVHRVKIKEGFAKLYRKRRQRTLYRICNKSGRTLDFMLNHLFLDGWELMQAHTEEEEPVDITDKFYQFRFIVPAKTDKKVFNVREGTQDEESIDLDSVGEETLTKWLSKKIIDHQVYDKIKETIGLRSNAMEKAKTIYEKEAEVRDVKDTQTRLRDNILALKNFEKDSAKYVKSLSAEEDKLKALFASIKALRQEKSALEKKRKDMINRIEFTCDVKGDDDDEVEK, from the exons ATGTCTGCTGCAGGACAGTCTGGTGCCGCTGTTGACATGCCCGTGCGCGCCGTTGCGCTGTACAACAACGGCTACGGCGTCTTCGAACGAAAGGCCGTCGTCTCGGGGCGCGGCTCGATCGAACTCTACTTTCGCGAGGCCGATATGAAAGACGTTCTCCAGTCGCTCACGTTTCG CTCCGAAAACGATACATCTGGCCTGGGAAACATTTCTTACGAGTCGAGCAGGCCTCAGGCTCTCATACAATTGAGCAGCTCGAATCCTTTGGTTGATTTGTGTCAG TCTCTCAAAGGCACTCGGCTTCAGATTGTTTTCAAGGCAGGCGACAGTCTGGAGGGTACAGtgctcggcgtcgacgagacgctgcGCCGACAAGACGGAGCTGAAGCTGTGCCGCACGTGACGTT GCTTACAGATGACGGGACGTCTTTGCAGTCGATGGAAATTTCGacaattgaaaaattgaCTATT CTCGATGCAGACGTGCGTCACGACGTGCAGCACGCCCTGGAGCTGTTTCGatcagaaaagaaacgcgacATGCAACGCCTGACGATATTTTATCACGACATAGGAGACTCTAAGCAGCTTCTCGTCAAATACG GACTGAAAGTTGGCGAATGGAAAAGTTCATATAGAATCGTGTTTTCTGATCATCCTTCAGATTTCAAGCTCGAAGGCTTTGCCATCATTACTAACACTCAG GAAGAAGATTGGACGGACGTTGAACTGACGTTAGTAGTGGGAGCTCCTCTCTTTGCTTCGTCTTCCACCGG GTCAGGCGCGAGTGCAAACAGGGGAACAATTGAATTGCAAATCAAAGAG CTGGTGGGGACGTCTTTCTACGTTCGTGCTGATCCGAGAACGACTATCGACGAAGTGAAGAGCAAAATTAAGAACCAGAAAG GAGTTGAAGTGGAAAGGCAAAAGCTCATCTACGCTGGAAAAGAACTCGAAA GTGGCCGAACTTTGTCTGATTACAATATTGCCAATGGTGCTATCATCAATCTTGTGACAAGATCTGGACGAAGCGCGCCGCAAACGAGAACAAGCCAGCGTAAATTTGTTATGGCAGCCGAG gacAACTTGTCTTTCTATCCTATTCATTTACCGGTCACTGTAAAGCGCAAGCAGTCGGCCGTTGTTCCGCTTTTGAAAGCGGAACTGAAGGGTCACAAAGTCGTCCTATATGATGAAACCATCAG AAAAGGCAATCCTCTATGCGCTATTCTTTTTGAAAACACAACCGGACGTACTTTGGATGGAGGTAGCGTTCAAGTGATGAACGAAACTCGATTTCTTGGGGACGCTGT ttttcaAACCCTGCATCCCGGAGACGAGTCGTTACCTATACCCTACGCCGTTGATCTTAGCTGTGAAGTCGTGGTGGATTACAACGTCTCCGTTCTGAGAGTTCATAGAGTGAAG ATTAAGGAAGGTTTTGCTAAGCTCTAcaggaaacgacgtcagcgtACCTTGTATCGCATTTGCAACAAATCGGGACGAACGCTCGATTTCATGCTGAATCATCTCTTTCTTGATGGATGGGAGTTGATGCAGGCGCACACG gaggaggaagagccAGTTGACATTACGGACAAATTCTATCAGTTTCGATTTATCGTGCCTGCAAAGACGGATAAGAAAGTCTTCAATGTGAGGGAAGGG ACTCAAGATGAAGAGTCCATTGACTTAGATTCAGTTGGGGAGGAGACGTTGACGAAGTGGCTGTCAAAGAAGATCATTGATCATCAGGTATATGACAAGATTAAGGAAACGATCGGTCTTCGAAGTAACGCTATGGAAAAGGCCAA AACTATCTACGAGAAAGAAGCCGAAGTAAGGGATGTCAAAGATACGCAAACGCGACTGAGGGACAATATTCTAGCACTAAAG AATTTCGAGAAGGATTCGGCTAAATATGTGAAGTCTTTGTCTGCTGAAGAGGACAAGCTAAAAGCGCTCTTTGCATCGATCAAA GCTCTGCGCCAGGAGAAAAGCGCTctcgagaagaaaaggaaggacATGATCAATAGAATTGAATTCACTTGCGATGTCAAGggcgatgatgacgacgaagttgAGAAGTGA
- the LOC136186280 gene encoding deaminated glutathione amidase-like → MSQERSLVALTQFTATSDPERNFGVIRDLVEQAKACRAEMVFVPEAFDYIGESGRESLALSESIDGPRMTKYTQLARDNQIWLSLGGFHEKVSGKELMYNTHVVVDCNGSIISKYSKAHLFDVDIKGKVSLKESDYFMPGSAIVPPVETPVGKIGLGICYDVRFPELSLSLAKQGAEILTYPSAFTVATGLAHWEVLLRARAIETQCYVIAAAQTGKHNEKRQSYGHSMVVDPWGCVIAQCREGTGICLALIDRAYIKQVKSQMPVSDHRRNDLYTEVKAI, encoded by the exons ATGTCACAGGAGAGAAGCCTAGTTGCCCTCACTCAATTCACGGCCACTTCAGATCCCGAGCGCAACTTCGGCGTGATTCGCGATCTTGTTGAGCAGGCGAAAGCGTGCAGAGCCGAA ATGGTCTTCGTGCCCGAAGCATTTGATTATATAGGAGAGAGCGGTCGAGAGTCGCTCGCTCTTTCGGAATCGATCGACGGCCCGCGAATGACAAAATACACGCAATTGGCTCGCGACAATCAGATTTGGTTGTCCTTGGGAGGATTTCACGAAAAG GTTTCCGGTAAAGAACTCATGTACAAcacgcacgtcgtcgtcgattgcaaCGGTTCCATTATTTCTAAATACTCAAAGGCGCATCTGTTCGATGTGGATATCAAGGGAAAGGTGTCGCTGAAAGAGAGCGATTATTTCATGCCTGGCAGCGCAATCGTCCCTCCCGTGGAAACACCTGTTGGAAAAATTGGACTAGGAATT TGCTATGACGTACGATTTCCTGAATTGTCGTTGAGTCTTGCAAAGCAAGGTGCAGAGATACTTACCTATCCGTCGGCGTTCACCGTAGCAACGGGACTTGCTCACTGGGAA GTTCTTCTAAGAGCGAGGGCGATTGAGACGCAGTGCTACGTCATAGCTGCCGCTCAGACGGGAAAGCACAATGAGAAGCGGCAATCGTACGGACACTCTATG gtTGTGGACCCGTGGGGATGCGTCATCGCTCAGTGCCGAGAAGGCACGGGTATCTGTCTAGCGCTGATCGACCGAGCCTACATCAAACAAGTGAAATCGCAGATGCCCGTCAGTGATCATAGGCGCAATGATTTATATACCGAAGTGAAGGCTATATGA
- the LOC136186274 gene encoding uncharacterized protein isoform X1 has translation MAEGERSQSGTSERSTLLHRGSAEPDARTSHVRVLYLFLSTGIFIFPIFIVQYATSNSCITVTPAVTQGLIGSLEVVLVLGHVWFTFRERASDHPADPPARDTSSDDRQQLFPVPFISEQPSKQKLSMSRKVVLFLWVAFGIGSVVNFASDAVGLFQCLDSSSGVNVTIIHTADTYIAVEVFYDISTVFVILSCLSMIFTIFKDRSFIPMNGLLYPVLLAFTILVYLLIWFNTFSSEATKDDDPLEWERQCLNRFYKTLPSGQCKDSVHTITLMKTWLYPMTVEYALITVAICFDLWGEYAADPCTITKPLDQMTSEPASSDGDRIEESSARQRSTTNLGEITVDGRPRSKSLAAARDGQFCLRGFFAGLFLTAAVFILLFVFVGLSWKDDHHSFSFLVTQSTGDVMLILFLILLLLVIEQHKKKRSQSTHVHLEIEEMITIISGMAVPAISMFIAISGLLYPHYIAENPVNNGSQPNALKVPEENLTVAESIVPSHVMAASVASAFIQAVEGTLQTFVMLELAAKHKSAGTKWPLTLEVAVHVITLLNFTFFFCGLVYNARSDAPIYKIQSEVYGETTWHHLLTVVFPLVIFYRFHAATFFLGSLNSQDE, from the exons ATGGCAGAAGGAGAACGGTCCCAATCCG GAACGTCGGAACGATCGACACTGTTGCACCGCGGGTCCGCTGAACCCGATGCTCGGACGTCACACGTTCGCGTTCTCTATCTGTTTCTCTCGACAGGAATTTTCATCTTTCCTATTTTCATCGTTCAAtatgcgacgtcgaattcatGCATAACCGTCACTCCAGCTGTAACTCAAGGACTGATCGGGTCGCTCGAAGTGGTTTTAGTTCTCGGGCACGTGTGGTTTACTTTCCGCGAAAGGGCGTCAGACCATCCAGCGGACCCACCTGCAAGAGATACTTCTTCCGATGATCGACAACAACTTTTTCCTGTTCCTTTTATCTCTGAGCAACCATCAAAGCAGAAATTGTCTATGTCCAGGAAAGTTGTGCTATTTCTTTGGGTCGCTTTTGGCATTGGGTCCGTCGTCAACTTTGCTTCTGATGCGGTTGGACTGTTTCAGTGTCTGGACAGCAGTAGTGGAGTCAACGTTACTATCATACATACTGCTGATACGTACATTGCCGTTGAGGTGTTCTATGACATTTCAACAGTCTTTGTCATTCTTTCGTGTCTTTCAATGATTTTCACAATTTTCAAGGATCGCTCTTTCATTCCAATGAATGGGCTTTTGTATCCCGTTCTTTTAGCTTTCACCATACTTGTGTACTTATTGATTTGGTTCAATACGTTCTCCAGTGAAGCAACGAAAGATGATGATCCGTTGGAATGGGAAAGACAGTGCTTGAATCGTTTCTACAAGACGTTGCCAAGTGGCCAATGCAAGGACTCTGTTCACACCATTACGTTGATGAAGACGTGGCTCTATCCGATGACAGTGGAATATGCTCTAATTACGGTTGCTATCTGCTTTGATTTGTGGGGCGAGTACGCAGCAGATCCTTGCACAATCACAAAGCCCCTTGATCAAATGACCTCTGAACCAGCATCAAGTGACGGTGATCGCATTGAAGAGAGCAGCGCAAGACAGCGATCAACGACCAACCTGGGAGAAATTACGGTTGATGGTAGACCCAGATCTAAGAGCTTAGCAGCTGCGAGAGATGGTCAATTTTGCCTTCGCGGTTTTTTCGCGGGGCTTTTTCTCACTGCAGCCGTCTTTATTCtactttttgtttttgttggtctctcctggaagGATGACCATCACagcttctcttttttagtgACTCAAAGTACAGGAGACGTCATGCTGATCCTGTTCCTAATTCTTCTCCTACTGGTAATCGAACAGcataaaaagaaacgaagccaaTCAACTCACGTTCACTTGGAAATCGAGGAAATGATTACAATAATCAGCGGCATGGCAGTGCCGGCTATATCCATGTTTATAGCCATCAGCGGCTTACTCTATCCACACTACATTGCTGAGAATCCAGTTAACAACGGATCGCAACCGAACGCATTGAAAGTTCCGGAGGAAAATCTTACCGTCGCCGAAAGCATTGTTCCCTCTCACGTTATGGCGGCATCGGTAGCCTCTGCATTCATACAAGCTGTCGAGGGAACGTTACAGACGTTTGTCATGCTCGAACTCGCAGCCAAGCACAAGTCGGCGGGGACAAAATGGCCATTGACGCTCGAAGTTGCCGTCCACGTCATCACGTTGCTGAATTTcaccttcttcttttgcggCCTTGTCTACAATGCTCGTTCGGATGCGCCAATATATAAAATTCAATCGGAGGTGTACGGGGAGACCACGTGGCACCATCTCCTCACCGTCGTCTTTCCGCTTGTCATATTTTACCGCTTTCACGCGGCGACCTTTTTTCTCGGCAGTCTCAACAGTCAGGATGAGTGA
- the LOC136186268 gene encoding uncharacterized protein: MPGFLFTKVFPLYFPASKGHRPMFAGERESQKACRESSEKPTRAKKDDWKSSGTESCGGFLIVCCTAHVLRQDAAAKWPNPHCSRVASGQGEKEKSIAWMWSCPVTPRLLDSLHESISLVVPFAVKDISATGNNFAIPSLLFAKFSPILTRPRRKKTVLLYGGTDAQRKICEKMIVKEKQFISTTVMSCSRDPLEEIMTWLGLPESPLPVLNDDHLKHFDLAFSEIGKIWDFFLSAQPLTLDSFGLVSQDILDIAFDSLCSENKAGILKQLCDVQLVFPHDDNQYVIPSLLFERQPPAISDSYRLISPLCLKVGTSHLSALSELLYMTSLKLCHKYPKSAKFFHNAVRMEIDTFHLLQISQDEERGQLKATILVKTSDPSLRSTKSAQICEDVKHALMLPEFTLGVQEDGANETRFISLPIPHTLIMSDQTAYLWSGMYGPPGNEIENHYADLDRNIALRSVLSHLRQRGSLSAADYDHITSHQSADYHTGRLLNLFQQRGEAGVVELADALRSSGQSDLAELIHKSEATSLAIVPAGTQESQAVVEETPRPTFPRDAEQSIGMGSNRPFLSRTQQTPLPALPSSSLQTSPAAAPLFPGRSPAGPLALGASSTRGKGEPTVQPIFEAKYYHVERGTDYFNERPYREGGKRLGSGSFGTVYYALLHSETGEKYEVAVKRLKKASSLNLAQVELTKKQFGNEINVLSKYIHECIVSLVGFSSDGPELCLIYEYMANGSLSHRLDCRDKSRPLPWQTRLSIAYDIACGLDYLHNEFSQSVIHRDIKSSNVLLTLTFRAKISDFGLAVVAGDQETLSPAGGTSVGTKPYMPQEVFQGVVTTAFDVYAFGIVLYELATGLPSYSSKKKQDLKSYVDEIDDQGIDLQKMLDPKAKWPKAVRKGDGELASAGLGLLAIAKRATKKEYKNRERIHKILPDLKGLVLANSQPQAD, from the exons ATGCCCGGATTTCTCTTCACAAAAGTATTCCCTCTTTATTTCCCTGCGTCCAAGGGGCATCGACCCATGTTTGCTGGAG AACGCGAAAGTCAAAAAGCTTGTAGAGAAAGCTCAGAGAAGCCCACCAGAGCAAAAAAG GATGACTGGAAGTCATCTGGTACAGAGAGTTGCGGTGGTTTCCTTATTGTTTGCTGTACAGCCCATGTTCTACGTCAAGACGCGGCGGCTAAATGGCCAAATCCTCATTGTTCCAGAGTTGCATCAGGTCAAggggaaaaggagaagagcatTGCTTGGATGTGGTCATGTCCAGTTACACCGAGGTTACTGGATTCACTTCATGAAAGCATTTCCTTGGTTGTTCCATTTGCGGTCAAGGACATAAGCGCCACTGGGAACAATTTTGCAATTCCGTCACTTCTGTTTGCAAAATTCTCCCCAATTCTTACTCGTCCTCGACGCAAGAAGACTGTGCTGTTGTACGGGGGAACCGATGCTCAGCGAAAAATTTGTGAGAAAATGATAGTCAAAGAGAAGCAATTTATTTCCACCACTGTTATGTCATGTTCCCGTGACCCGTTAGAGGAAATTATGACGTGGCTAGGTCTACCGGAATCACCTCTACCGGTACTTAATGACGATCACCTTAAACATTTTGATTTGGCTTTTTCTGAAATTGGGAAAATATGGGATTTTTTCTTGAGTGCTCAACCTTTGACGCTTGATTCGTTTGGGTTAGTCAGCCAAGACATTCTTGACATTGCTTTTGACAGTCTTTGCTCTGAGAACAAAGCTGGGATACTGAAACAACTCTGTGACGTTCAGCTGGTATTTCCACATGATGACAACCAATACGTCATACCAAGCTTGTTATTTGAACGTCAGCCCCCTGCAATTTCGGACTCTTACCGTCTTATCAGTCCATTATGCTTAAAAGTTGGTACTTCACATCTGTCGGCCTTATCAGAGTTGCTCTACATGACATCTTTAAAACTGTGCCACAAGTATCCAAAGAGCGCCAAATTCTTTCATAATGCTGTTAGGATGGAAATTGATACGTttcatcttcttcaaatAAGCCAGGATGAGGAGAGAGGTCAGCTAAAAGCGACTATCCTGGTCAAGACGAGCGATCCGTCTCTTCGAAGTACAAAATCAGCTCAAATCTGCGAAGACGTCAAGCACGCTCTCATGCTACCCGAGTTCACGTTGGGCGTTCAGGAAGACGGCGCAAACGAAACGCGCTTCATCTCTCTGCCGATTCCCCACACCTTGATCATGTCCGACCAGACAGCCTACCTTTGGTCCGGCATGTACGGCCCACCGGGAAATGAAATCGAGAATCACTACGCCGATTTGGATCGTAACATCGCCCTTCGATCCGTCTTGAGTCACCTGAGGCAGCGCGGCTCGCTCAGCGCGGCCGACTACGATCACATCACGTCTCATCAAAGCGCCGATTATCACACCGGTCGTCTACTCAATCTCTTCCAGCAACGAGGCGAAGCCGGCGTCGTGGAGCTCGCCGACGCACTGCGCTCGTCCGGCCAGAGCGATCTCGCCGAATTGATACACAAGTCCGAAGCGACCTCTTTAGCGATCGTTCCGGCGGGTACGCAGGAGAGTCAGGCAGTAGTGGAGGAAACACCCCGACCCACGTTTCCTCGCGACGCGGAGCAGAGCATCGGAATGGGCAGCAACAGACCGTTCCTGTCGCGTACACAACAGACGCCCCTACCCGCGCTaccgtcatcgtcgttgcaAACGAGCCCCGCAGCGGCGCCGCTTTTTCCGGGTCGTTCTCCGGCCGGTCCTTTGGCGTTGGGCGCCTCGTCGACTCGCGGAAAAGGCGAGCCGACGGTGCAACCCATTTTCGAGGCCAAGTACTACCACGTTGAACGCGGAACGGATTATTTCAACGAGAGGCCTTATCGAGAGGGCGGCAAGCGTTTAGGTTCGGGGTCGTTTGGGACCGTCTACTACGCCCTGTTGCATTCTGAGACCGGTGAGAAGTACGAGGTGGCTGTTAAACGGCTCAAAAAG gcTTCGTCTTTAAATCTGGCCCAAGTCGAGCTGACCAAGAAGCAGTTTGGTAATGAGATCAATGTACTCTCAAA ATACATACACGAGTGCATTGTCTCTCTTGTTGGCTTCTCCAGCGACGGGCCAGAGCTTTGCCTCATCTATGAATATATGGCGAACGGCTCGCTTTCCCATCGGCTCGATTGTCGA GACAAGTCACGCCCTCTTCCGTGGCAAACTCGTCTTTCAATTGCTTATGATATTGCCTGTGGTCTCGACTACCTTCACAATGAGTTCAGTCAATCGGTTATTCATCGAGACATTAAATCATCGAATGTCCTTCTGACACTCACCTTCCGAGCGAAAATCAGCGATTTCGGCTTGGCTGTTGTTGCAGGCGATCAGGAGACACTGTCGCCGGCCGGAGGAACGAGTGTGGGCACAAAGCCTTACATGCCTCAAGAAGTGTTTCAAGGCGTGGTCacgacggcgttcgacgTCTATGCCTTCGGTATCGTCCTCTATGAACTTGCCACCGGATTGCCTTCTTATTCTTCAAAGAAGAAGCAAGATTTG AAGTCatacgtcgacgaaattgaTGACCAAGGCATTGATCTCCAGAAGATGCTTGATCCCAAAGCAAA GTGGCCAAAAGCCGTTAGGAAAGGTGACGGCGAATTGGCATCTGCTGGCCTTGGCCTTCTTGCAATTGCAAAGAGAGccacaaaaaaagaatacaAAAATCGAGAAAGAATACATAAG ATTCTTCCTGATTTAAAGGGCCTGGTATTGGCTAATTCACAGCCGCAGGCGGATTGA
- the LOC136186274 gene encoding uncharacterized protein C10orf67, mitochondrial-like isoform X2: protein MADATTRESAFLGGQLGSRIVDLYRPSLASNERIGFFSKDAASQTEQSDIMDIKDVTVAFQSLLKNFSNTKRDLDFAKHALQADYEARMDARASELYCRLNDRLADVEKQHAERVQMVRNSYRTQLANCCSRIAAEYKAYYDGLMSGKFGRHDTKLKVLHKKNEDLKQTIQQNESVIHMLQMQLHQSQSEREAVEDYQEPLYLDSTEPEGISYEEAEELRIQIEELEKELEETKSEVAAKETTIHRCSYELTELKEELDEKTSLIEKMKLQSEREKEKASKAAGTAAQLADKQLAVLRDEMEKKIEEARRKGFEEALQDADRRRREDESRFEGELARRRATEAKLKREKELMEAGGAAAELKRLQKSDQEQREKIAKLEAELERANKMWQVKYAVLQRTLHAVKDESYLRSNLQRQSARLHHATVTYAHDSPHAVQTQKTLKRKLLPRIEKLDEKAVPFSTETFSQEAQDGGDANEQFDPSRSSGHIIVVPSANS, encoded by the exons ATGGCCGATGCAACTACTCGGGAATCCGCATTTCTAGGCGGACAATTGGGTTCTAGGATAGTGGACCTATATAG GCCGTCGCTGGCGAGCAACGAACGAATCGGTTTCTTCAGCAAAGATGCGGCTTCTCAGACGGAGCAATCGGACATTATGGACATCAAAGACGTCACCGTAGCATTTCAGTCTTTACTAAAG AATTTTTCCAATACGAAACGCGATCTCGATTTCGCAAAGCACGCTTTGCAGGCGGATTACGAAGCACGAATGGACGCGCGAGCATCAGAATT ATACTGCCGTCTCAATGATAGACttgccgacgtcgagaagcAGCACGCAGAG AGAGTTCAAATGGTGAGGAATAGCTATAGAACCCAGTTGGCCAATTGCTGTAGTCGCATTGCGGCTGAATACAAG GCTTATTATGATGGCTTGATGTCAGGAAAGTTTGGCCGTCATGACACCAAGCTAAAAGTTCTTCATAAGAA AAATGAGGATCTGAAGCAGACTATACAACAGAACGAGTCGGTCATTCATATGCTTCAAATGCAGCTGCATCAGAGTCAGTCGGAAAGGGAAGCGGTGGAAGACTACCAGGAA CCACTCTACCTTGATTCGACCGAGCCGGAAGGGATATCGTACGAAGAGGCGGAAGAGTTGCGcattcaaatcgaagaacTGGAGAAAGAgttggaagaaacgaagtcCGAAGTGgcagcaaaagaaacaacgATCCACAGATGCA GCTATGAATTGACTgaattgaaagaagagctGGACGAAAAAACGTCTCTCATTGAAAAA ATGAAGTTGCAGTCTGaaagggaaaaggagaaggcttCGAAAGCTGCGGGAACAGCGGCTCAACTG gCAGATAAGCAACTGGCCGTGCTGCGAGATGAAATGGAAAAGAAGATTGAAGAGGCGAGACGCAAG GGTTTCGAAGAGGCTCTGCAGGACGCGgatagaagacgaagagaagacgagAGTCGTTTCGAAGGCGAGctggcgagacgacgagccaCGGAGGCAAAACTGAAAAGG GAAAAGGAACTAATGGAAGCGGGAGGAGCAGCAGCCGAGCTGAAACGACTGCAGAAAAGCGACCAGGAGCAGAGGGAGAAAATTGCCAA ACTCGAGGCTGAGCTAGAGAGAGCGAACAAAATGTGGCAGGTGAAATATGCCGTGCTTCAGAGAAC GCTTCACGCTGTTAAAGACGAAAGCTACTTGAGGTCAAATCTTCAAAGGCAATCGGCGCGGCTTCACCACGCAACTGTTACTTACGCA CACGACTCTCCTCACGCCGTTCAAACTCAAAAgacgttgaagagaaaacttCTG CCTCGAATTGAGAAGCTTGACGAAAAAGCCGTTCCTTTTTCAACAGAAACGTTCAG TCAAGAGGCTCAAGACGGCGGTGACGCCAATGAGCAGTTTGATCCGTCAAGAAGCTCGGGTCACATAATTGTTGTGCCGTCCGCAAACAGCTAG